In Acidobacteriaceae bacterium, the following are encoded in one genomic region:
- a CDS encoding carboxypeptidase regulatory-like domain-containing protein, protein MRVRVAVLALLSLFATTLLAQSSGTGTLSGEVTDNSGAAIVHAAVVAISTTTGARSSAFSDARGNFRLPALRADLYRVEATAPGFSRLVQTNVHLDADAISSVTLKLSVGATTDSVTVSSTPPAINTESGSLDTLVTGTQLRELALNGRNFTQFLTLGPGVSSSQSGQRLGVGQEGNPLTSINGGRINSNAFTYDGILAMDTGGNRGLNLFPPMEAIQEVQIHKSNFTADIGSYGYSLVNVITRSGGDKYHGDLYEVFANDGLNARNYFNTTKPPLKDNNFGYDVGGRLLPTSHSRFGENLFFFWSEAFDRRSGPELTSFTSAPQSTFTAVTPTAAQRAGDFSALSTQLINPATGLAYTNNQVTNIDPNAALLASQYFPLPNASGASNYVVSPKSQTRWREELIRVDALLSARDSVMLRYAHDAWSQQQAILKPSNQSFPTIGGYFAKPGQNAVLQWTHTISPSLLNQAMFGYSRNQITQTPNSSGARSSSLSIPSLYNANTYNLIPTISISGYSAIGAQGLTNNTNNVYTWRDDLTAQVHSHAIKTGVNILRIQKFDRFPYAGQAGSFSFTGAYTGNALADFLTGYAYSYVEQSNVPNTYLFSNMYEGYVQDDWKVTRNFTVNLGVRDTVFQGAPNGYDKYDHISDFVPSLYIAANAPSLTSTGALVSGTGDSLNGIITPSSLKGLSLPRSLTPARNQIGPRIGFAWSPFGSPLTSVRGGYGIFYHWDNDNHENLSANTPFSQSATIYNTTLTGFTNGTQTLFPPTIAAFDTRKLYPTVSQYSLTVERQLPFATVATLSYVGNTARHLDQTPNINQAAPNAAVAAGTVNVNTVRPYKGYAAINYDVRSASANYNSLQSSIRHRFQNGLFFEASYTWSKSLGALVGQNQFVNESGPTSYDRRHSFTANYIYDLPFFRGRRDLLAYALGGWEVSGVTSLQSGLPVTATISADRAGVGNTSQRPNVAGTVTYKHGNVNNYFSTTNFTQPTLGTFGNLGLNTIRLPGLDSTQFSVAKKGSFNITSQHVVTAKFEAQLFNAFNHPSFNGAGTTVGATTFGTLTSALDPRNITFRLKFSF, encoded by the coding sequence GTGCGCGTTCGCGTCGCTGTGCTTGCACTCCTGTCTCTCTTTGCCACTACGCTCCTTGCTCAAAGTTCCGGAACTGGAACACTTTCAGGCGAGGTTACCGATAACTCCGGCGCAGCTATTGTTCATGCTGCCGTTGTCGCTATCTCAACAACAACCGGCGCTCGCTCTTCCGCGTTCTCTGACGCACGAGGCAACTTTCGCCTACCTGCTCTTCGTGCGGACCTTTATCGCGTAGAAGCTACAGCGCCTGGCTTCAGTCGTCTCGTGCAAACAAACGTGCATCTCGATGCTGATGCGATTAGCTCGGTTACGCTCAAGCTCTCCGTTGGCGCGACGACAGATTCTGTCACCGTCAGCAGTACGCCTCCTGCGATCAATACCGAAAGCGGTTCTCTCGATACGCTTGTTACGGGCACGCAGCTTCGCGAGCTTGCATTGAATGGTCGCAACTTCACGCAGTTCCTCACGCTTGGTCCTGGTGTTAGCAGTTCGCAGTCCGGGCAACGTCTCGGCGTTGGGCAGGAGGGCAATCCGCTCACTTCAATCAACGGTGGCCGCATCAACTCCAATGCGTTTACTTACGATGGCATCCTCGCCATGGATACAGGCGGCAACCGTGGCCTGAACCTCTTTCCACCGATGGAAGCCATTCAGGAAGTGCAGATCCACAAGAGTAACTTCACTGCAGACATCGGCTCTTACGGCTATAGCCTTGTAAACGTTATTACTCGTTCAGGAGGTGATAAGTATCACGGCGACTTGTATGAAGTCTTTGCGAACGATGGGTTGAACGCACGCAATTACTTCAACACGACAAAGCCACCACTGAAAGACAACAACTTCGGTTATGACGTCGGAGGTCGTCTTCTTCCCACGTCTCACAGTCGCTTTGGGGAGAACCTGTTCTTCTTCTGGTCGGAGGCGTTTGACCGCCGCTCCGGTCCAGAGCTCACCAGCTTTACCTCTGCACCGCAGAGTACGTTCACTGCAGTAACACCGACCGCAGCACAGCGTGCAGGAGACTTCTCTGCACTCTCTACGCAGCTCATCAATCCCGCCACGGGGTTGGCCTATACGAATAATCAGGTCACGAATATTGACCCGAATGCCGCGCTGCTCGCCAGCCAATACTTTCCGCTACCGAATGCTTCGGGTGCGTCGAACTACGTCGTAAGCCCCAAGAGCCAGACTCGCTGGCGCGAAGAACTGATTCGCGTAGACGCTCTTCTCTCCGCGCGAGACAGTGTCATGCTGCGCTATGCGCACGATGCCTGGAGCCAGCAACAAGCGATTCTGAAGCCATCGAATCAGTCGTTCCCAACTATCGGTGGTTACTTCGCGAAGCCCGGTCAGAACGCTGTTCTTCAGTGGACACACACGATCTCGCCATCACTTCTTAATCAGGCAATGTTCGGCTACTCGCGCAACCAAATCACGCAAACGCCGAACAGCTCAGGCGCACGCTCTTCAAGCCTCAGCATTCCGAGCCTCTACAACGCGAACACGTACAACCTGATCCCAACTATTTCCATCAGCGGTTACTCAGCGATCGGCGCACAGGGGCTGACAAATAACACGAATAACGTGTACACCTGGCGCGATGACCTCACCGCTCAGGTCCACAGCCACGCTATCAAAACCGGCGTGAATATTCTTCGCATTCAGAAGTTCGATCGCTTTCCCTATGCGGGGCAGGCCGGCTCGTTTAGCTTTACCGGTGCGTACACTGGCAACGCTCTTGCCGATTTCCTTACGGGCTATGCCTATAGCTATGTCGAGCAAAGCAACGTGCCGAATACCTATCTCTTCTCGAACATGTATGAAGGTTATGTTCAGGATGATTGGAAAGTAACACGCAACTTCACCGTCAACCTTGGTGTTCGCGATACCGTCTTTCAGGGCGCACCAAACGGATACGACAAGTACGATCACATCTCTGACTTCGTTCCCTCGCTCTATATTGCGGCGAACGCTCCTTCTCTAACGTCGACGGGCGCACTTGTTTCGGGCACGGGTGACTCTTTGAATGGCATCATCACACCTTCGAGTTTGAAGGGACTAAGCCTTCCACGTTCCCTGACTCCTGCGCGCAATCAGATAGGCCCACGCATTGGTTTCGCGTGGTCGCCCTTCGGCTCGCCGCTCACCAGCGTTCGTGGTGGTTATGGCATCTTCTATCACTGGGACAATGACAACCACGAGAACCTGAGTGCGAATACACCGTTCTCTCAGTCGGCCACCATCTACAACACAACACTTACTGGTTTCACCAACGGAACCCAAACATTGTTCCCGCCCACGATTGCAGCGTTTGATACTCGCAAGCTGTATCCCACTGTCAGTCAGTACTCACTCACCGTGGAGCGTCAGCTCCCGTTTGCAACTGTTGCCACACTGAGCTACGTCGGCAATACGGCTCGACATCTCGACCAGACGCCTAACATCAACCAGGCTGCACCGAACGCAGCTGTGGCCGCAGGGACGGTGAACGTCAATACCGTTCGCCCATACAAGGGATACGCTGCAATTAACTACGATGTTCGCTCAGCATCGGCGAACTATAACTCGCTGCAATCGTCCATTCGCCATCGCTTCCAGAATGGTTTGTTCTTTGAAGCTTCCTACACCTGGTCGAAATCTCTGGGTGCTCTGGTCGGTCAGAACCAGTTCGTTAACGAAAGCGGACCGACAAGCTACGACCGTCGACACAGCTTCACAGCGAACTATATCTACGATCTTCCGTTCTTCCGCGGCCGTCGAGATTTGCTTGCCTACGCACTCGGTGGCTGGGAGGTAAGTGGTGTCACAAGCCTTCAGAGCGGCCTTCCCGTTACGGCAACTATCTCCGCTGATCGTGCCGGTGTTGGAAACACAAGCCAGCGCCCCAACGTTGCGGGAACGGTGACCTACAAGCATGGCAACGTGAACAATTACTTCTCCACGACAAACTTTACGCAACCCACGCTCGGCACATTTGGAAATTTAGGACTCAACACGATTCGCCTTCCAGGCCTCGATAGTACTCAGTTCAGCGTGGCGAAGAAAGGTTCTTTCAACATCACGAGCCAGCACGTGGTTACGGCGAAGTTTGAAGCGCAGCTCTTCAATGCGTTCAATCACCCGTCGTTCAACGGCGCTGGAACAACGGTTGGAGCCACTACCTTCGGCACGCTTACCTCGGCGTTGGACCCGCGCAACATTACCTTCCGTCTCAAGTTCTCTTTTTAA
- a CDS encoding DUF1906 domain-containing protein, whose protein sequence is MRSSALVVFAASLSLLAGCSRAAAPKEDAGEVAWDQSTSSTAKAVPVTSESATTSANPNLGFDRNDYPGDDTMAAMRKQFGFTGFWINNPPGATSNNWHGKRTLLRGQGWGFLVLFNGRLDAEILKSQKKGTAAAELGRKDASAAVAAAKVEGFPAGTILFLDQEEGGRLLDEQAAYLLAWTEGVATSGYKPGVYASAQPVSDEPGTTIDTVRDIRTRVKAQHLHEIAMFAAQDQCPPAPGCTAAAKPLSAAGEPDLIAWQYAQSPRRPEITRSCAQTYAADGNCYAKGFPGVFLDMDIASSPDPSHGR, encoded by the coding sequence ATGCGCTCCTCTGCTCTCGTCGTTTTCGCTGCCTCGCTTTCGCTGCTCGCCGGATGCTCCCGTGCTGCGGCGCCGAAGGAAGATGCAGGGGAGGTGGCGTGGGACCAGTCCACCTCGTCCACGGCGAAAGCCGTGCCCGTAACGAGCGAGTCGGCAACGACCAGCGCCAACCCGAATCTTGGCTTTGACCGCAACGACTACCCTGGCGATGACACGATGGCCGCGATGCGGAAGCAGTTTGGCTTTACCGGTTTCTGGATCAACAACCCGCCGGGTGCGACGTCGAACAACTGGCACGGCAAGCGCACGTTGCTGCGCGGGCAGGGCTGGGGCTTCCTTGTGCTCTTTAATGGCCGTCTCGACGCCGAGATCCTGAAATCGCAGAAGAAGGGAACTGCGGCTGCGGAACTTGGTCGCAAAGACGCCTCTGCCGCGGTAGCTGCCGCGAAGGTGGAAGGTTTTCCTGCGGGAACGATCCTTTTTCTCGACCAGGAAGAAGGAGGGCGCTTGCTCGACGAGCAGGCCGCTTATTTGTTGGCCTGGACGGAGGGTGTCGCGACCTCCGGCTACAAGCCCGGCGTGTACGCCAGCGCACAGCCTGTTTCGGACGAACCCGGCACGACAATCGACACGGTGCGGGACATCCGCACGCGCGTGAAAGCGCAGCATCTCCATGAAATAGCGATGTTTGCGGCTCAGGACCAGTGTCCGCCCGCCCCCGGCTGCACCGCTGCGGCGAAGCCGCTTTCGGCCGCCGGGGAGCCCGATCTGATCGCTTGGCAGTACGCCCAATCGCCGCGCAGGCCGGAGATTACACGCTCCTGCGCGCAGACCTATGCGGCCGACGGAAACTGCTACGCCAAGGGCTTTCCGGGAGTCTTTCTCGACATGGATATCGCTTCTTCGCCCGACCCATCGCACGGCCGTTAA
- a CDS encoding M61 family peptidase — protein MRFLPLAIISTALMAASAAAQTAPITLSVDLTDAPRRILHATEIMPVTPGALTLLFPKWIPGEHGPTGPIDQNAGLIITTETGERVKWERDDVDMFAYHLTVPTGATKLTIKLDFLATASAQGFSAGASTSANLALLSWNSVLLYPAGMKAADVSFTPSLRIPDGWKFGTALEMAAKPDATTTDFKTVTLEQLIDSPVLAGRWFREIHLASDVSPQHFLDLAGDGPEDLALSDEHIENFNRLVHETGALYKSRHYHSYHFLVTLSDQVAHFGLEHHQSSDDRVSHSTFSNDQQFIMNGLLLPHEFTHSWNGKYRRPAGLATGDYYSPMKGELLWVYEGLTEYLGDVLAARSGIWSPEIYIARLATVDGYLNDTRTGRKWRDLQDTATAAQVLYSAGGPYDNYRRNVDYYDEGELLWLEADLLIREKTGGKKSLNDFAALFEGFGGNTGPKVVPYTFDDVVKGLNTVVPYDWATFLHTRLDSNDFRAPEQKGIDSLSGYKLGYSDKPNYWTQLYESEGSLDARYSLGLYVGSSGTLSDVILDSPGFKAGLAPGFHIVAVNGRAFSSALLRTAIQDAKGKGPAIELIVENTGYYKMVRLDYHDGERYPSLERVDGTPSRLDDILKPMTPAK, from the coding sequence ATGCGATTCCTTCCTCTCGCCATCATCTCTACTGCACTTATGGCTGCTTCGGCAGCAGCGCAAACCGCGCCGATCACGCTGTCTGTCGACCTGACCGATGCTCCGCGCCGCATTCTCCACGCTACGGAAATTATGCCGGTCACGCCCGGTGCGTTGACGCTGCTGTTTCCGAAGTGGATCCCCGGCGAGCATGGTCCGACTGGTCCCATCGATCAGAACGCGGGCCTGATTATCACCACCGAAACGGGTGAGCGCGTGAAGTGGGAGCGTGATGACGTCGATATGTTCGCGTATCACCTGACCGTGCCCACGGGCGCAACGAAGCTCACCATCAAGCTCGACTTCCTCGCCACGGCCTCTGCGCAGGGCTTCTCGGCGGGTGCATCCACGTCGGCAAACCTCGCGCTGCTTAGCTGGAACTCTGTGCTGCTCTATCCCGCAGGTATGAAGGCTGCGGACGTCTCGTTCACGCCTTCCCTCCGCATTCCCGATGGTTGGAAGTTCGGCACAGCGCTGGAGATGGCCGCCAAGCCCGACGCCACCACCACGGACTTCAAGACCGTTACGCTGGAGCAGTTGATCGACTCTCCGGTGCTTGCTGGCCGCTGGTTTCGCGAGATTCATCTAGCGTCGGACGTTTCGCCGCAGCACTTTCTTGACCTGGCTGGCGATGGCCCGGAAGACCTTGCACTTTCGGACGAGCATATCGAGAACTTCAATCGTCTCGTGCATGAAACGGGTGCGCTTTATAAGTCACGCCACTATCACTCGTACCATTTCCTCGTAACGCTCTCTGACCAGGTGGCACACTTCGGCCTGGAGCATCATCAGTCGTCGGACGATCGCGTCAGCCACTCGACCTTCTCGAACGATCAGCAGTTCATCATGAACGGCCTTCTGCTGCCGCATGAGTTTACTCACTCGTGGAATGGCAAGTATCGCCGGCCGGCAGGCCTCGCCACGGGCGACTATTACTCGCCGATGAAAGGCGAACTACTGTGGGTTTACGAAGGCCTTACCGAGTACCTCGGCGATGTTCTCGCCGCACGCTCCGGCATCTGGTCGCCGGAGATATACATCGCTCGCCTCGCCACGGTGGACGGCTACCTGAACGACACGCGTACCGGCCGCAAGTGGCGAGATCTGCAGGACACCGCTACCGCCGCGCAGGTTCTCTACTCCGCAGGAGGACCGTACGACAACTACCGCCGCAACGTGGACTACTACGACGAAGGCGAGCTGCTGTGGCTTGAGGCGGACCTGCTCATCCGCGAGAAGACCGGCGGCAAGAAGAGCCTCAATGACTTTGCAGCTCTCTTCGAAGGCTTCGGGGGCAACACCGGGCCGAAGGTCGTGCCGTACACCTTTGACGATGTCGTGAAGGGCCTGAACACGGTCGTTCCGTATGACTGGGCGACGTTCCTGCACACGCGTCTCGACTCTAACGACTTCCGCGCACCGGAGCAGAAGGGCATCGACTCGCTCTCTGGGTATAAGCTCGGCTACTCGGACAAGCCGAACTACTGGACGCAGTTGTACGAGAGCGAAGGCAGCCTGGACGCCCGCTACTCGCTCGGCCTTTATGTTGGAAGCTCCGGAACGCTGTCGGATGTGATCCTCGACAGCCCCGGCTTCAAGGCAGGTCTTGCTCCCGGCTTCCACATCGTCGCTGTCAACGGCCGTGCGTTCAGTTCTGCGCTGCTGCGCACGGCGATTCAGGATGCGAAGGGCAAGGGCCCGGCGATTGAGTTGATCGTGGAGAACACGGGTTACTACAAGATGGTTCGCCTCGACTATCACGATGGCGAACGCTATCCGTCGCTGGAACGAGTGGATGGCACGCCCTCTCGTCTTGACGACATCCTGAAGCCCATGACGCCGGCGAAGTAA
- a CDS encoding YihY/virulence factor BrkB family protein yields the protein MSEAPEKSNVVERINSRDHRPADPFLMRVWEHVSHSPLQSLWDLKGLSLRKISTQIGRSFLDDNLLSRAAELGYYFLFALFPTLISASSILGLAAQHASEIYVNLLNYLALIVPPSAYNIVIETFKQTAMASTGGKVVLGIAAALWSASVGFSAIQDGMNTVYKVKESRPYWKARGSAILVTALLSAIVTLNLTVLFSGDYGSRWLLAYFVTHHWIGVVFSILLHTLSWIISISLLMLLFGTIYYFAPDLKNKRWHWLTPGSTIGILTWVLASMGLRVYLHFFNSYSLTYGSLGAVIILLTWFYVTGLTLLLGAEVNSEIQASMAERELASKGELPLSADTMEAGQIA from the coding sequence GTGAGTGAAGCCCCCGAAAAGAGCAACGTCGTCGAACGGATCAACAGCCGCGATCATCGCCCGGCCGATCCGTTTTTGATGCGTGTGTGGGAGCATGTGTCACACTCACCGCTACAGAGCCTGTGGGACCTCAAAGGACTCAGCCTTCGCAAAATCAGCACGCAGATTGGACGCTCCTTTCTGGACGACAACCTGCTCTCGCGCGCCGCAGAGCTTGGCTACTACTTCCTCTTTGCGCTCTTTCCAACCCTGATCAGCGCAAGTTCGATTCTCGGTCTAGCCGCGCAACATGCTTCCGAGATCTACGTGAATCTGCTGAACTATCTTGCGTTGATTGTGCCGCCGTCGGCGTACAACATCGTCATTGAGACCTTCAAACAAACGGCGATGGCCTCTACCGGCGGCAAGGTCGTGCTGGGTATTGCTGCGGCGCTTTGGTCAGCGTCCGTAGGCTTCTCTGCAATACAGGACGGCATGAACACCGTCTACAAGGTGAAGGAGTCAAGGCCGTACTGGAAGGCTCGTGGCTCTGCGATTCTGGTCACGGCGCTGCTCAGCGCTATCGTCACACTGAACCTCACGGTGCTCTTCTCCGGCGACTATGGATCGCGCTGGCTGCTGGCATACTTTGTCACACACCATTGGATCGGCGTGGTGTTTTCCATCCTGCTGCATACGCTTTCATGGATCATCTCGATTTCGCTGTTGATGCTGCTCTTCGGCACGATCTACTACTTCGCACCGGACCTGAAGAACAAGCGTTGGCACTGGCTGACGCCGGGTTCCACCATCGGTATCCTGACCTGGGTGCTGGCGTCGATGGGACTGCGCGTCTATCTGCACTTCTTCAACAGCTACTCGCTGACGTACGGTTCGCTGGGCGCGGTGATCATCCTGCTCACATGGTTCTATGTCACCGGGTTAACGCTGCTGCTTGGCGCTGAAGTGAACAGCGAGATTCAGGCCAGCATGGCCGAGCGAGAGCTAGCTTCGAAGGGCGAACTGCCATTGTCTGCGGACACCATGGAAGCAGGCCAGATAGCCTGA
- a CDS encoding polysaccharide deacetylase family protein has translation MSSPLLIASTVATAAVAAVSVATYATLSPGSQLCGRTLIAGNDPSQIALTFDDGPNPAITPALLDLLAEHNVRATFFAIGRFVRSEPELLRRVHAAGHIVGNHTETHPWLAWQSNRRIAEELRACNQAIEDVLGAPVRFFRPPHGARRTFVLRTARELGLTTVQWNCMGKDWMKISAEQIVRNLQSGISRAERNGHGANLLLHDGSDTGLGADRHATVAAVRTLLQILPKRGKHFVTVDKYLQ, from the coding sequence ATGTCCAGCCCGCTTCTCATCGCGTCGACCGTCGCCACAGCCGCTGTTGCTGCAGTATCGGTTGCCACTTACGCCACGCTCAGTCCGGGCTCGCAGCTTTGCGGACGCACCCTCATTGCGGGCAATGATCCTTCGCAGATTGCACTCACCTTCGACGATGGTCCGAACCCAGCCATCACGCCTGCTCTGCTCGACCTTCTCGCGGAGCACAACGTACGTGCGACGTTCTTTGCTATCGGTCGCTTCGTTCGCTCCGAGCCCGAACTTCTGCGCCGAGTTCATGCTGCAGGGCACATCGTCGGCAACCATACAGAGACGCACCCGTGGCTCGCGTGGCAAAGCAACCGCCGCATCGCCGAGGAACTGCGCGCCTGCAATCAGGCGATTGAAGATGTGCTCGGCGCGCCGGTACGCTTCTTTCGTCCACCACACGGTGCACGCCGCACTTTTGTACTGCGCACGGCTCGTGAGCTTGGGCTCACGACGGTGCAGTGGAACTGCATGGGGAAAGATTGGATGAAGATCTCTGCCGAACAGATCGTGCGCAACCTGCAGTCCGGGATCTCGCGTGCAGAGCGCAACGGCCACGGAGCCAACCTGTTGTTGCACGACGGCTCCGACACGGGGCTCGGTGCAGACCGTCACGCTACGGTTGCGGCAGTAAGAACGCTCCTGCAAATACTGCCTAAGCGCGGCAAGCATTTTGTTACCGTCGACAAATATCTTCAGTAA
- a CDS encoding TldD/PmbA family protein: protein MSSLESTSAVELSHLTEEAVALALKAGATDAEAVAFEGDEFSVNVRLGQVEQLTESGSRAIGIRVFFEAEGGQRTASVSTSDLSADSLRTVVENAVQLARVTGVDPFAGLPEREAFGSLEADSLALYFEDVDSLPPAERIEIARRCEAASMAYDARIQNSKGADFDLSTSRRVMTNSRGFQGQYRRSYCGFSTVPIAQDETSGMQTGSWYSSSRTPRLLEDPEAIGQIAAQRALRRLGARRVPTQQCPVVFSSDVSRGLMANLLNAADGDAIYRNASMFAGKLGEQVAGENITMIDDGTMVFDHTDPKTGEALRVGGYGTSPFDGDGLASRRSVVIERGVLKELMLNTYTARKLNMQTTAKASRGLAGAPGIGGGNYFLEPGSMTPEELIADIPNGLYVLSTMGFGTNLVTGDYSQGVSGLWIENGELAYPVEEITIAGNMKDMFRNVSAIANDLHFRGSGAVPTVRIEGMTIAGS, encoded by the coding sequence TTGTCGTCTCTTGAATCCACGTCTGCCGTCGAGCTTTCGCATCTGACGGAAGAAGCCGTGGCGCTTGCTTTGAAAGCGGGCGCCACCGATGCGGAGGCCGTCGCCTTTGAAGGCGATGAGTTCTCAGTCAACGTCCGTCTTGGACAGGTAGAACAGCTTACCGAATCGGGCTCGCGCGCGATCGGCATTCGAGTCTTCTTCGAAGCCGAAGGTGGCCAGCGTACGGCGTCCGTGTCTACGTCGGATCTGTCCGCAGATAGCCTTCGTACGGTGGTTGAAAACGCTGTGCAGTTGGCTCGGGTGACGGGCGTCGATCCGTTCGCAGGTCTGCCGGAGCGTGAAGCCTTTGGCTCGCTCGAGGCTGACTCGCTGGCGCTCTACTTTGAGGACGTTGATTCGCTTCCACCTGCTGAGCGCATCGAGATCGCTCGTCGCTGCGAAGCGGCGTCGATGGCGTACGACGCACGCATTCAGAACAGCAAAGGCGCAGACTTTGACCTCAGCACCTCGCGTCGTGTGATGACGAACTCACGCGGCTTTCAGGGGCAGTATCGGCGCTCGTACTGTGGCTTTTCGACGGTGCCGATTGCGCAGGATGAAACCAGCGGAATGCAGACGGGTTCCTGGTACTCCTCGTCGCGGACGCCGCGTCTACTGGAAGACCCTGAAGCGATTGGTCAGATCGCCGCACAGCGTGCGCTTCGGCGGCTCGGTGCTCGTCGTGTTCCCACGCAGCAGTGTCCTGTGGTCTTCTCTTCCGACGTTTCGCGCGGGTTGATGGCAAACCTGCTGAACGCAGCCGATGGCGATGCGATTTACCGCAACGCCTCCATGTTTGCGGGCAAACTTGGCGAGCAGGTTGCCGGCGAAAATATCACGATGATCGACGACGGCACGATGGTCTTCGATCACACCGACCCTAAGACAGGCGAAGCTCTGCGGGTGGGCGGCTACGGCACGTCTCCTTTTGATGGTGACGGACTTGCCTCGCGCCGTTCCGTCGTCATCGAGCGCGGCGTTCTCAAAGAGTTGATGCTCAACACCTACACCGCTCGCAAGCTGAACATGCAGACGACGGCGAAGGCCTCGCGTGGTCTGGCGGGCGCTCCGGGCATTGGTGGCGGCAACTACTTTCTCGAACCCGGGAGCATGACGCCGGAAGAGCTCATCGCCGACATTCCGAACGGCCTCTACGTGCTAAGCACGATGGGCTTTGGCACGAACCTCGTCACAGGGGATTACTCGCAGGGCGTCTCCGGTCTGTGGATCGAGAACGGCGAACTTGCGTATCCCGTGGAAGAGATCACCATTGCGGGCAACATGAAGGACATGTTCCGCAACGTCTCGGCTATTGCCAACGACCTTCACTTCCGCGGCTCTGGCGCTGTGCCTACCGTACGCATTGAGGGCATGACCATCGCGGGCAGCTAA
- the tldD gene encoding metalloprotease TldD, producing the protein MAAAPRPVPFETLDHKRYFFEKLGLTERLLERCLGEALSAGGEFADLYFEAVTSTSLGMDEGIIKTASQGISVGCGVRVLSGERTGFAYTDDLSADRLLKAARTAALIANGPQTQRVQGFTEAITPQLYPVAGWSADADIAAKIKLIERADKAAREFDSRIVQVRAGLNDELRRILIAASDGTFASDTQPLARFNVFVIARDTKSDSGEQNTARGTSGGGGRVTLEHFDLDGKTPEHFAREAARTALLQLNAVAAPAGDMEVVLGPGWPGVLLHEAVGHGLEADFNRKKTSAFAGLIGQQVASSKVTVVDNGTIAGRRGSLNIDDEGNATQETVLIENGILRGYLSDKLSSRLMGMPNTGSGRRESYQAIPMPRMTNTYMLNGEDDPTDILRSVKRGLYAVNFGGGQVDITNGKFVFTASEAYLIEDGKVTAPVKGATLVGNGPEALKYVSMVGNDLALDEGIGTCGKAGQSVPVGVGMPTIKLDRMTVGGTGR; encoded by the coding sequence ATGGCCGCTGCACCACGCCCTGTTCCATTTGAGACTCTCGACCACAAGCGCTACTTCTTTGAAAAGCTTGGTCTGACTGAGCGTCTGCTCGAACGCTGCCTTGGGGAAGCTCTTTCCGCAGGCGGTGAGTTCGCCGATCTTTACTTCGAAGCCGTCACGTCCACCTCGCTGGGCATGGACGAAGGCATCATCAAGACCGCGTCGCAGGGCATCAGCGTCGGGTGCGGCGTACGTGTGCTCAGCGGAGAGCGAACCGGCTTCGCGTACACGGATGACCTCTCTGCCGATCGCCTGTTGAAGGCAGCGCGTACCGCAGCGCTTATCGCGAACGGCCCGCAAACGCAACGTGTGCAAGGTTTTACTGAAGCGATTACGCCGCAGCTCTATCCTGTCGCAGGCTGGAGTGCGGACGCCGACATCGCAGCCAAAATCAAGCTCATCGAACGCGCTGACAAAGCCGCGCGTGAGTTCGATTCGCGTATTGTGCAGGTTCGTGCAGGTCTCAACGACGAGCTGCGCCGCATCCTCATCGCGGCGTCTGACGGCACCTTCGCCTCTGACACGCAGCCGCTGGCCCGTTTCAACGTCTTCGTCATCGCACGCGACACCAAGAGCGATTCCGGTGAGCAGAACACGGCGCGCGGCACCTCTGGCGGCGGTGGACGAGTCACGCTCGAGCACTTCGACCTCGATGGCAAGACGCCTGAGCACTTCGCCCGCGAGGCCGCCCGCACCGCGTTGCTGCAACTGAATGCCGTTGCTGCTCCTGCTGGCGACATGGAAGTGGTGCTCGGCCCGGGATGGCCCGGCGTCCTGCTGCATGAGGCGGTGGGGCATGGGCTGGAAGCGGACTTCAACCGCAAGAAAACGTCGGCGTTTGCAGGACTTATCGGGCAGCAGGTTGCCTCGTCGAAGGTCACGGTCGTCGATAACGGCACGATCGCTGGCCGTCGTGGCTCGCTGAACATTGACGATGAAGGCAACGCTACGCAGGAGACGGTGCTGATTGAGAACGGCATCCTGCGCGGCTACCTTAGCGACAAACTCTCCTCGCGCCTGATGGGGATGCCGAACACCGGCTCTGGGCGTCGCGAAAGCTACCAGGCCATCCCCATGCCGCGCATGACGAACACCTACATGCTCAACGGCGAGGACGATCCGACAGACATTCTGCGCAGTGTGAAGCGTGGGCTCTACGCGGTGAACTTCGGCGGTGGGCAGGTGGACATCACCAACGGCAAATTTGTCTTCACGGCAAGCGAGGCCTACCTGATCGAAGACGGCAAGGTGACCGCGCCGGTCAAGGGCGCAACGCTGGTGGGCAACGGCCCGGAGGCGTTGAAGTACGTCTCGATGGTCGGCAACGACCTGGCACTCGACGAAGGCATCGGCACCTGCGGCAAAGCAGGGCAGAGTGTCCCCGTAGGCGTCGGGATGCCCACAATCAAGCTTGATCGGATGACGGTAGGCGGCACGGGCCGCTGA